Proteins co-encoded in one Planctomycetota bacterium genomic window:
- a CDS encoding Hsp20/alpha crystallin family protein yields MFGTLAPTRLSRFEDEVDRLFRETWESFPRFGAWFWEDRVEYPALNLWEDGDNLYVEAELPGLKPEDLELTVLGDELCLRGERRWEEKEGVTWHRRERGFGKFVRTIRLPSPIASDRVQASFHNGVLTITLPKAEAARARKVEVKRIEKK; encoded by the coding sequence ATGTTCGGGACTTTGGCTCCGACTCGGTTGAGCCGGTTCGAGGACGAGGTGGATCGGCTCTTCCGGGAGACGTGGGAAAGCTTCCCGAGGTTCGGGGCGTGGTTCTGGGAGGATCGTGTGGAGTATCCGGCCCTGAATCTCTGGGAGGACGGCGACAACCTCTATGTGGAGGCGGAGCTGCCCGGCCTTAAGCCGGAGGATCTCGAGTTGACCGTGCTCGGGGATGAGCTTTGCCTACGCGGCGAGCGCCGTTGGGAGGAAAAGGAAGGCGTGACCTGGCATCGGCGCGAGCGGGGGTTCGGGAAGTTCGTGCGGACGATCCGGCTGCCCTCGCCGATCGCGTCCGACCGCGTTCAGGCGTCCTTCCACAACGGCGTGCTGACCATCACGCTTCCCAAGGCCGAAGCGGCCCGCGCCCGCAAGGTCGAGGTGAAGCGGATCGAGAAGAAGTAA
- a CDS encoding Hsp20/alpha crystallin family protein: MMMELIRRGLGTDLGRPESAYEGLTFEPRVDILENEAEYILTADMPGVDPKDIDVRLDQGTLMIHGKVAARQPEGTAYLIREYGVGDYRRTFDVGEGIDPERISAEYSDGVLVLHLPKVEAARPRKISVTAK, translated from the coding sequence ATGATGATGGAGCTCATTCGTAGGGGGCTCGGCACCGACCTCGGTCGTCCGGAGTCCGCTTACGAAGGCCTCACCTTCGAGCCTCGGGTGGACATCCTGGAGAACGAGGCGGAATACATCCTCACCGCGGACATGCCGGGCGTCGATCCCAAGGACATCGACGTGCGCCTGGATCAGGGCACGCTTATGATCCACGGGAAGGTGGCGGCCCGCCAGCCCGAGGGCACGGCGTACCTGATTCGGGAGTACGGCGTCGGCGACTATCGCCGGACGTTCGATGTCGGCGAGGGGATCGACCCCGAGCGAATCTCCGCGGAGTATTCCGACGGCGTGCTCGTGCTCCACTTGCCGAAGGTGGAGGCCGCGCGTCCTCGGAAGATCTCCGTGACCGCGAAGTAG
- a CDS encoding Hsp20/alpha crystallin family protein: MKLVPFKKKSGRNGGLLRGGDGASALSRFRAEMDRLFERFFRDPWSVFDETSWASSWGWNPALDVIDGEKEVTVRAEIPGVDPKDVEVTVSGNLLTIAGEKKDVSEEKGKNFYRSECSYGSFRRSVALPEGVDADKVQAEYSNGVLTVRVAKSKTAAPRKIAITAK, translated from the coding sequence ATGAAGCTGGTTCCCTTCAAGAAGAAGAGCGGGAGGAACGGCGGCCTTCTCCGGGGCGGCGACGGCGCCTCCGCCTTGAGCCGCTTCCGGGCCGAGATGGACCGCCTCTTCGAGCGGTTCTTCCGCGATCCCTGGAGCGTCTTCGACGAGACGTCCTGGGCGTCGTCCTGGGGCTGGAATCCCGCGCTGGACGTGATCGACGGCGAAAAGGAAGTCACCGTCCGCGCGGAGATCCCCGGCGTCGATCCCAAGGACGTCGAAGTCACCGTCTCGGGCAATCTCTTGACGATCGCGGGCGAGAAGAAGGACGTCTCGGAGGAGAAGGGAAAGAACTTCTATCGCTCGGAGTGCTCCTACGGCTCCTTCCGGCGGAGCGTCGCCCTGCCGGAGGGCGTGGACGCCGACAAGGTGCAGGCGGAGTACTCCAACGGCGTCCTGACCGTCCGTGTCGCCAAGTCCAAGACGGCGGCGCCCCGGAAGATCGCGATAACCGCCAAGTAG